A region from the Sphingomonas flavescens genome encodes:
- a CDS encoding GumC family protein has protein sequence MSAVALGLAGAILFSMLTKPVYRASVTLEANPPTVSVSDEQTRQQNNEITNSYDFIATQVGLLGSRAVAERTAQELNLANNPDVVSQDVDASTRLRAATGAVTGGLKVTAPEEGQLIKFTYDSTSPQLAALIANGVADSFINTALQRRYEASAYARNFLERQISKTRSDLERSERAVVAYAQQQGIINTAGGTAEKQTGSSDTNSLQGESLVQLNSALAAATARRIAAEGAYRQALATGPTSEVNSAVQPLRQELAKLQGDYQQKREFMKPEHPEMQSLQAQIAELQRQISSQMSQASSGRINGLLADYRGAVSAERALQGRVAALKGDVLNLRGRSIQYTILQREVDTNRSLYDALLQRYKEIGVAGGVGTAPVSIVDRAQTPTLPFKPNLLLNLLVGLGLGFLAGIASAIGLEFANDTIKSREDVRRKLALACLGSVPKTSARGSFVDDLRNPTSIVSEAYSAIVAALRFSTEAGMPKVLLVTSTRSSEGKSSSALAIAQNFARRERRVLLIDSDLRRPAFKAATDRIGLSKLLTTEDNLESHVVQTQHDNLWLLPSGPLPPNPADLLSTGRIRKIIGEARDQFDLVIIDGPPTLGLADAPLLASAAENVMFVIEGGKTRTRAAIEALNRIETSGIHVLGAVLTKSTESAGGYGNYGYGYGYGYGAKGRLKKTEILMIPHDDSEDDDQNGRKQSAEANA, from the coding sequence CTGTCCGCTGTAGCCCTCGGCCTCGCGGGCGCCATCTTGTTCTCGATGCTGACCAAGCCGGTTTACCGCGCGAGCGTCACACTGGAGGCAAACCCGCCGACGGTGTCGGTAAGCGACGAGCAGACCCGACAGCAAAATAATGAGATCACGAATAGTTACGACTTCATCGCGACCCAGGTGGGGTTGCTTGGCAGCCGTGCCGTGGCGGAGCGGACCGCGCAGGAATTGAACCTCGCCAATAATCCGGACGTGGTCTCACAAGACGTCGATGCCTCAACGAGGCTACGTGCCGCGACGGGCGCCGTGACCGGTGGACTGAAGGTAACGGCTCCCGAGGAAGGGCAGCTGATCAAGTTCACCTATGACTCGACATCCCCCCAGCTTGCCGCGTTGATCGCGAACGGGGTCGCGGACAGCTTCATCAATACCGCGTTGCAGCGTCGCTACGAAGCATCGGCTTATGCGCGAAACTTCCTTGAACGGCAGATCAGCAAAACTCGCAGCGACCTCGAGCGCTCGGAACGCGCCGTCGTCGCCTATGCCCAACAGCAAGGCATCATCAACACCGCGGGTGGTACCGCCGAGAAGCAGACCGGCAGTAGCGACACCAATTCACTGCAAGGAGAGTCGCTGGTCCAGCTGAACAGCGCACTGGCTGCCGCGACCGCGCGGCGGATTGCGGCGGAGGGGGCGTATCGGCAGGCGCTGGCGACGGGGCCGACGTCGGAGGTCAACAGCGCCGTTCAGCCGCTGCGCCAGGAACTGGCCAAGCTGCAGGGCGACTATCAGCAGAAGCGTGAATTCATGAAGCCCGAGCATCCGGAGATGCAGAGCCTTCAAGCGCAGATCGCCGAGCTGCAACGCCAGATTTCAAGCCAGATGTCGCAGGCCTCGTCAGGCAGGATCAACGGGCTGTTGGCCGATTATCGCGGTGCCGTCTCCGCGGAGCGTGCCCTGCAGGGTCGGGTCGCCGCGCTGAAAGGCGATGTACTGAACCTGCGCGGTCGGAGCATCCAGTACACGATCCTGCAGCGGGAGGTTGACACCAATCGCAGCCTGTATGACGCGCTCCTGCAGCGGTACAAGGAGATCGGTGTCGCCGGCGGCGTCGGCACGGCGCCGGTCTCAATCGTTGATCGTGCCCAGACGCCGACCCTGCCATTCAAACCCAATTTGCTTCTCAACCTGCTCGTCGGCCTCGGCCTCGGGTTTCTCGCTGGCATTGCGAGCGCCATCGGGCTCGAATTTGCGAACGACACGATTAAGAGCCGTGAAGATGTGCGGCGTAAGTTGGCGCTCGCGTGCCTAGGGTCTGTACCCAAGACCTCCGCGCGCGGGAGCTTCGTGGACGACCTCAGAAATCCAACGTCGATTGTGTCCGAAGCCTATTCGGCAATTGTCGCCGCGCTTCGCTTCAGTACCGAAGCAGGGATGCCAAAGGTGCTGCTGGTCACGAGCACGCGCTCATCGGAAGGCAAATCATCGTCGGCCCTCGCCATCGCCCAGAATTTTGCGCGTCGGGAGCGCCGGGTACTGCTGATCGACAGCGATCTCCGGCGACCCGCATTCAAGGCGGCCACCGATCGGATCGGTCTCAGCAAGCTTCTCACGACGGAAGATAATCTCGAAAGTCACGTCGTCCAAACCCAGCATGACAATCTATGGCTGCTGCCAAGCGGACCGCTGCCACCCAATCCTGCGGACCTTCTATCGACGGGACGCATTCGGAAGATAATCGGCGAGGCGCGCGACCAATTTGATTTGGTGATCATCGATGGCCCGCCGACCCTGGGTCTGGCGGACGCGCCCTTACTGGCTTCGGCGGCCGAAAATGTGATGTTCGTGATCGAAGGCGGCAAGACGCGCACGCGTGCGGCAATCGAAGCGCTCAATCGTATCGAAACCAGCGGGATCCACGTTCTCGGAGCAGTGCTGACCAAATCGACTGAAAGCGCAGGCGGCTACGGCAATTATGGCTATGGATACGGTTACGGCTATGGGGCCAAGGGCCGCTTGAAAAAGACCGAGATCCTGATGATCCCGCACGACGACAGCGAGGATGACGATCAGAACGGACGAAAGCAGTCGGCCGAGGCCAACGCCTGA